A segment of the Leucoraja erinacea ecotype New England unplaced genomic scaffold, Leri_hhj_1 Leri_780S, whole genome shotgun sequence genome:
CCATGGGGGTCACGACCTCCAGGTTAAGAATCATAGAAagttagaaaaataggtgcaggagtagaggccattaggcccttcgagccagcaccattcgccattcaatatgatcatggctgatcatccaactcagtatcctgtacctgccttctctccataccccctgatccctttagccacaaggccacatctaactccctcttaaatatgtctAAGGTCTATGGCTTgtcccaaagatcctacagcgagcaagatagtccacttgaGGAGAAGGACCTAgtacggtcacgggcagattcgtgggtaattttcggcccccatttccgtaaccggcttccgtctccgcaccaaagatcccagagGAAACTAGTGCGGAGCCgggagccggttacggaaacatcctcgtaaagatataagttatttgggaaaaatctcctcctcattttcagaatttaaatttattaacacaaactgttccccccgcaacgtgagtcgggtcgggtcgggtcgggttactaaaatggccgacgttccgctccgttgcgtactacacgtcagcccattgcatttagcaggagtggtctatcttgctccgctagaggatctttggtctgCGGTCTGCGATGTGTGGTCTACAGTCTACAGTCTACAGTCTGTGGTCTATGTTTACGATCCACTGCGTTTTGTCGACAATCTACGTTGTATCCTCTACAGACAGTGCATCACTCACCATCGTCCAAGGTGATGCCATGGATTGGGATGATGTTGAAGggaatctctcccccctccacctcctcctcattGTCTCCGTGCTCCGTCCCGATCCCGGTCCGCAGACCCCCAGGCGAGGGGAGGGGCCCGCCCCGTCCTGGGGCCTCTGggtagaaggccattcggcccagcggcCGCTGCTCGCCCCACCTTCCGACTGGCCGGGACTGGTCGCTACCGGCAACGGGAGCCAATCGCTGGCCTCGGTCGTGCTGCGTCAACAGGCGGCAGTGGTCGGCAAGGCCCAATGGGTGGTCTCGGTCGGGGCGGGTCAAAGGTTGGCTGAGGGTGGCGTGAGCCAATCGGTTGCCTTGGTCGAGGTGGGTCAAAGGACGGCAGTGGTGACCAGGAGCCAATGGGTGGTCTTGGTGCTGGTGGGTCAAGGGTTGGCAATCATCGCCAGGAGCCAATGGGTTTCCCCGGTTGAGGTGGGTCAACCGTTGGCATCGGTCGCTAGGAGACGGCGGGGGGTTGGCCCGGGTCAAAGGTCGGCCGAAGTTGGCCGGAGCCAATAGGATGGGTGGGGTCAGCGGATGACCAGGGGCGTTGGAGTGGACTGTGTCCGCGCTCGCCCCTCCCCCGGCCAccaagaggggtagggggggtccCAGCGAGCCCTCGGGGGAGGGGCGGGGCAGCCGagctgagggtggggggaggggcagcgAGGGTCGGGGGAGGGGCAGCGAGGGtcgggggaggggcagtgagggtggggggggggggcagcgagggtggggggaggggcggagagatgGGGTCCCAACTCCGGCCTCCTTGGACTCTCCTCTTTGACAGAcactgtggggagagagagggggggggggttagtggggggggggctactgtgtcagtgggggggggggtgtggggggaggcctTCAGCCCCTCCTGCTCGAcccccccaccactccacctGACCGGGTACCCCgagccccccccccaatccccactgtcccctcccccctcaactcgcACCCCCCCCTCCAACGAGCCccttgctcccccccctcccacacctc
Coding sequences within it:
- the LOC129694740 gene encoding uncharacterized protein LOC129694740, translating into RLPRPSPEGSLGPPLPLLVAGGGASADTVHSNAPGHPLTPPILLAPANFGRPLTRANPPPSPSDRCQRLTHLNRGNPLAPGDDCQPLTHQHQDHPLAPGHHCRPLTHLDQGNRLAHATLSQPLTRPDRDHPLGLADHCRLLTQHDRGQRLAPVAGSDQSRPVGRWGEQRPLGRMAFYPEAPGRGGPLPSPGGLRTGIGTEHGDNEEEVEGGEIPFNIIPIHGITLDDVNEIIRWDLSEVHECLRMEHP